In a genomic window of Streptomyces noursei ATCC 11455:
- a CDS encoding MFS transporter — protein MPSPYRAIFGRPGTKSFSAAGLLGRMPLSMMGIGIVTMVSQLTGRYGLAGALSATLALSAAVLGPQISRLVDRHGQRRVLRPATLVSLGAVAGLLLSAQQRWPDWTLFAFAACAGCVPSVGSMVRARWAELYRGAPRQLHTAYSWESIVDEMCFILGPILSIGLSTAWFPEAGPLLAGAFLAAGVFWLTAQRATEPVPHSREQQAKGSALRSPGLRVLVGTFVATGAIFGAIDVVTVAFAQEAGHKAAASLVLAVYALGSCVAGAVFGLLHLAGPPSRRWLAGVAAMAVSMVPLQLAASFTGSLVLLAVALFLAGLSIAPTMVTTMALVEEHVPRTQLTEGMTWTSTGLAVGVALGSSAAGWVVDAAGAARGYVVPLAAGVLAALVALAGYRWLRPRPARLPSSPTAGGTPAPAEPPATERHDETRAG, from the coding sequence TTGCCCAGTCCTTACCGCGCCATATTCGGCCGCCCCGGCACCAAGTCGTTCTCCGCCGCCGGGCTGCTGGGGCGGATGCCGCTGTCGATGATGGGCATCGGCATCGTCACGATGGTGTCCCAGCTGACCGGTCGGTACGGGCTGGCCGGGGCGCTGTCCGCGACGCTCGCGCTGTCCGCGGCGGTCCTCGGGCCGCAGATCTCCCGGCTGGTGGACCGGCACGGCCAGCGGCGGGTGCTGCGACCGGCCACGCTGGTGTCGTTGGGAGCGGTCGCAGGGCTGCTGCTGAGCGCGCAGCAGCGGTGGCCGGACTGGACGCTGTTCGCTTTCGCGGCCTGTGCGGGCTGTGTGCCGAGCGTGGGCTCGATGGTGCGGGCGCGTTGGGCGGAGCTCTACCGGGGGGCGCCGCGTCAGCTGCACACCGCGTACTCGTGGGAGTCGATCGTCGACGAGATGTGCTTCATCCTCGGCCCGATCCTCTCGATCGGGCTGTCGACGGCATGGTTCCCGGAGGCCGGGCCGCTGCTGGCCGGGGCGTTCCTGGCGGCGGGGGTGTTCTGGTTGACGGCGCAGCGCGCGACGGAGCCGGTGCCGCATTCCCGGGAGCAGCAGGCGAAGGGATCGGCGCTGCGATCGCCGGGCCTGCGGGTGCTGGTGGGGACGTTCGTGGCGACCGGAGCGATCTTCGGGGCGATCGACGTGGTGACCGTGGCGTTCGCCCAGGAGGCAGGCCACAAGGCCGCGGCAAGCCTGGTGTTGGCGGTGTACGCGCTGGGGTCGTGTGTGGCCGGTGCGGTCTTCGGGCTGCTGCACCTGGCGGGGCCGCCGTCCCGCCGGTGGCTGGCGGGGGTGGCCGCGATGGCGGTGAGCATGGTGCCGCTCCAGTTGGCTGCGTCGTTCACCGGGTCGCTGGTGCTGCTGGCCGTCGCGCTGTTCCTCGCCGGGCTCTCGATCGCGCCGACGATGGTCACCACGATGGCGTTGGTCGAGGAGCATGTGCCGCGGACGCAGCTGACCGAGGGCATGACGTGGACGAGCACCGGGCTCGCGGTGGGCGTGGCACTCGGCTCGTCGGCGGCCGGCTGGGTGGTGGACGCGGCAGGTGCCGCCCGCGGTTACGTGGTGCCGCTCGCCGCGGGCGTCCTGGCCGCCCTGGTGGCACTCGCCGGCTACCGCTGGCTCCGCCCACGCCCCGCCCGGCTACCGTCCTCGCCCACGGCCGGCGGCACCCCCGCCCCGGCGGAACCCCCGGCCACCGAACGCCACGACGAGACCCGCGCCGGCTGA
- a CDS encoding D-arabinono-1,4-lactone oxidase, which produces MAVTDVIGGSGGRGSQGSWRNWAGNVTARPARTVAPASTEELAAAVRAAAADGLTIKAAGTGHSFTPAAATDGLLIRPERLTGIRRIDRTAGTVTVAAGTPLKLLNRTLSAHGLSLANMGDIMEQTVSGAASTGTHGTGRDSASIAAQITALELITADGSVLRCSAEENPEVFAGARLGLGALGVVSELTFAVEPEFLLTAREEPMPFDEVTGRFDELAAENEHFEFYWFPHTGNCNTKRNNRSQGPAAPPGRVSGWIEDELLSNGVFQVACAVGRAVPAAIPGIAKISSRALSARTYTDIPYKVFTSPRRVRFVEMEYALPRAAAIEALGELKALVERSDFKVSFPVEVRTAPADDIALSTASGRETVYIAVHMYRGTPFQAYFGATERIMAAHEGRPHWGKLHTRDAGYLAEVYPRFGEFTALRDRLDPERRFANGYLRQVLGD; this is translated from the coding sequence ATGGCAGTCACGGACGTCATCGGCGGCTCGGGAGGGCGCGGTTCGCAAGGCTCCTGGCGGAACTGGGCGGGCAACGTGACCGCCCGCCCCGCCCGGACCGTGGCGCCGGCGAGCACCGAGGAACTGGCGGCCGCCGTCCGGGCCGCCGCCGCGGACGGGCTGACGATCAAGGCGGCCGGCACCGGGCACTCGTTCACCCCGGCCGCCGCCACCGACGGGCTGCTGATCCGCCCCGAGCGGCTCACCGGGATCCGTCGGATCGACCGCACGGCGGGGACGGTGACCGTCGCCGCCGGCACGCCCCTCAAGCTCCTCAACCGGACGCTGTCCGCGCACGGGCTGTCGCTCGCCAACATGGGCGACATCATGGAACAGACCGTCTCGGGGGCCGCCAGTACCGGAACCCACGGCACCGGCCGGGACTCCGCGTCGATCGCGGCGCAGATCACCGCCCTGGAGCTGATCACCGCCGACGGTTCGGTGCTGCGCTGTTCCGCCGAGGAGAACCCCGAGGTGTTCGCGGGGGCGCGGCTGGGTCTGGGCGCGCTGGGCGTGGTGAGCGAGCTGACGTTCGCGGTGGAGCCGGAGTTCCTGCTGACCGCCCGTGAGGAGCCGATGCCGTTCGACGAGGTGACCGGCCGCTTCGACGAACTGGCCGCAGAGAACGAGCACTTCGAGTTCTACTGGTTCCCCCACACCGGCAACTGCAACACCAAGCGCAACAACCGCAGCCAGGGTCCGGCGGCGCCACCCGGGAGGGTGAGCGGCTGGATCGAGGACGAACTGCTGTCCAACGGGGTGTTCCAGGTGGCGTGCGCCGTGGGGCGGGCGGTGCCGGCCGCGATACCGGGCATCGCGAAGATCTCCAGCCGGGCGCTGTCGGCCCGTACGTACACCGACATCCCCTACAAGGTGTTCACCTCGCCTCGGCGGGTGCGGTTCGTGGAGATGGAGTACGCGCTCCCCAGGGCGGCGGCGATCGAGGCGCTGGGTGAACTGAAGGCGTTGGTGGAGCGGTCGGACTTCAAGGTCAGCTTCCCGGTGGAGGTGCGGACCGCGCCGGCCGACGACATCGCGCTTTCCACGGCGTCGGGCCGGGAGACCGTGTACATCGCGGTGCACATGTACCGCGGGACGCCGTTCCAGGCGTACTTCGGGGCCACCGAGCGGATCATGGCGGCGCACGAGGGACGGCCCCACTGGGGGAAGCTGCACACGCGTGACGCCGGGTACCTCGCGGAGGTCTATCCGCGGTTCGGCGAGTTCACGGCGCTGCGCGACCGGCTGGATCCGGAGCGCCGGTTCGCCAATGGGTACCTGCGGCAGGTCCTCGGTGACTGA
- the sepH gene encoding septation protein SepH, which produces MPELRVVAVSNDGTRLVLKAADSTEYTLPIDERLRAAIRNDRARLGQIEIEVESHLRPRDIQARIRAGASAEEVAQLAGIPVDRVRRFEGPVLAERAFMAERARKTPVRRPGENTGPQLGEAVSERLLLRGADKDSAQWDSWRRDDGTWEVLLVYRVAGEPRSATWTYDPPRRLVQAVDDEARALIGESDDTPEPSFPFVPRIARLPRDRPLDRALDRQMPERPGEDREREREARAEEATGERERDSLTSLLEAVPSFRGDMVVPDSAKAPQKEETEQAEVEEPPAPAASAGAGAGSAYADVLMPRAVAGHRDRLTGTTDRQAEADGVRPGRRAAVPSWDEIVFGTRRKKPE; this is translated from the coding sequence ATGCCCGAACTGCGTGTCGTGGCCGTCTCCAACGACGGCACACGGCTGGTGCTCAAGGCTGCGGACAGCACCGAGTACACGCTTCCGATCGACGAGCGGCTGCGCGCCGCCATCCGGAACGACAGAGCGCGGCTGGGCCAGATCGAGATCGAGGTCGAGAGCCACCTGCGCCCGCGGGACATCCAGGCGCGGATACGAGCCGGTGCCTCCGCTGAGGAGGTCGCGCAGCTCGCCGGCATCCCCGTCGACCGGGTGCGCCGCTTCGAGGGACCGGTGCTCGCCGAGCGGGCGTTCATGGCCGAGCGGGCCCGCAAAACCCCTGTGCGCCGACCGGGCGAGAACACCGGCCCCCAGCTGGGCGAGGCCGTCTCGGAGCGGCTGCTGCTGCGCGGCGCCGACAAGGACAGTGCCCAGTGGGACTCCTGGCGCCGGGACGACGGCACCTGGGAGGTGCTGCTCGTCTACCGGGTCGCGGGTGAGCCGCGGTCGGCGACCTGGACGTACGACCCGCCGCGCCGACTGGTGCAGGCCGTGGACGACGAGGCGCGGGCGCTGATCGGCGAGAGCGACGACACCCCCGAGCCGAGCTTCCCGTTCGTGCCCCGGATCGCGCGGCTGCCGCGCGACCGGCCGCTGGACCGTGCCCTGGACCGTCAGATGCCGGAGCGGCCCGGCGAGGACCGGGAGCGGGAACGAGAGGCGCGGGCCGAGGAGGCCACCGGCGAGCGGGAGCGGGATTCGCTGACCAGCCTGCTGGAGGCGGTGCCCAGTTTCCGGGGCGACATGGTCGTGCCGGACAGCGCCAAGGCGCCACAGAAGGAAGAGACGGAGCAGGCCGAGGTCGAGGAGCCGCCGGCTCCGGCGGCGAGCGCGGGCGCGGGCGCGGGTTCCGCGTATGCCGATGTGCTGATGCCGCGGGCGGTCGCCGGTCACCGTGACCGCCTGACCGGGACGACGGACCGGCAGGCCGAGGCGGACGGGGTGCGCCCCGGGCGCCGGGCCGCGGTGCCCAGCTGGGACGAGATCGTCTTCGGCACCCGGAGGAAGAAGCCGGAATAA
- a CDS encoding sulfurtransferase gives MNAIITATELASELAGPDAPLLLDVRYQLGGPPGRPEYEAGHLPGAVYVDLDGELAGPPGAAGRHPLPDLAAFAAAMRAAGVSAGRPVVAYDGGQGWAAARAWWLLRWAGHPDVRVLDGGLAAWLASDGPMSVDKVTPQPGDFTPAPGAVPLLTADDAAALARRGVLLDARAGERYRGETEPIDPVAGHIPGAVSAPTAENVADGGTVFRPAAELAKRFTALGATPDTEVGVYCGSGVSAAHQVLALAVAGIPAALYVGSWSEWCADPSRPIATGPQPG, from the coding sequence ATGAATGCCATCATCACCGCTACCGAACTCGCGAGCGAGTTGGCGGGCCCCGACGCTCCGCTCCTCCTGGACGTGCGCTACCAGCTCGGCGGCCCGCCCGGCCGCCCCGAGTACGAGGCCGGCCACCTGCCCGGTGCGGTCTACGTCGACCTCGACGGCGAACTGGCCGGCCCACCCGGTGCGGCGGGCCGGCACCCGCTGCCCGACCTCGCCGCCTTCGCCGCCGCGATGCGGGCCGCCGGTGTCAGCGCCGGCCGACCGGTGGTCGCCTACGACGGTGGCCAGGGCTGGGCCGCGGCCCGTGCGTGGTGGCTGCTGCGCTGGGCGGGCCACCCGGACGTGCGCGTCCTCGACGGCGGACTCGCCGCCTGGCTGGCCTCCGACGGCCCCATGAGTGTCGACAAAGTGACTCCGCAGCCGGGTGACTTCACCCCCGCGCCCGGTGCGGTGCCGCTGCTCACCGCGGACGACGCGGCCGCGCTGGCCCGCCGCGGCGTCCTCCTGGACGCGCGGGCGGGGGAGCGCTACCGGGGCGAGACCGAACCCATCGACCCGGTGGCCGGTCACATCCCCGGCGCGGTGTCCGCCCCCACGGCCGAGAACGTCGCCGACGGCGGCACGGTCTTCCGCCCCGCCGCCGAACTGGCGAAGCGGTTCACGGCGCTGGGCGCCACGCCCGACACCGAGGTCGGCGTCTACTGCGGCTCCGGCGTCTCCGCCGCCCACCAGGTCCTCGCCCTCGCCGTAGCCGGGATCCCCGCGGCCCTGTACGTCGGCTCCTGGAGCGAATGGTGCGCCGACCCCTCCCGCCCCATCGCCACCGGCCCCCAGCCCGGCTGA
- a CDS encoding VOC family protein, translating into MTTEAAARRMPGAPCWVSLLAHSLPATQEFYGALFGWEFRPGPQHFGPYARAFLDGLEVAGVGELAADRHLPVAWTTYLASDDADVTAEQIRSCGGTVGVGPLDADDAGRMAIASDPQGAIFGVWQGRAMLGTAVSGEPGTPVWNELVTQETDSVAPFYEHVFGFESEAVVSADFDYLTLHIKGKPVAGIHGVGNALPRDRGPHWMTYFAVSDTDAAARRVVELGGHVLRPARDSAHGRLATVADNEGAVFTIIQRR; encoded by the coding sequence ATGACGACCGAGGCAGCAGCCCGGCGGATGCCCGGCGCGCCCTGCTGGGTGAGCCTCCTGGCACACAGCCTGCCCGCGACGCAGGAGTTCTACGGCGCGCTCTTCGGCTGGGAGTTCCGCCCGGGGCCGCAGCATTTCGGTCCGTACGCCCGTGCCTTCCTCGACGGCCTGGAGGTGGCCGGGGTCGGCGAGCTGGCGGCCGACCGGCACCTCCCGGTCGCCTGGACCACCTACCTGGCCAGTGACGACGCGGACGTGACCGCCGAGCAGATCCGTTCCTGCGGCGGCACGGTGGGCGTGGGCCCGCTGGACGCCGACGACGCCGGCCGGATGGCGATCGCCTCCGACCCGCAGGGCGCCATCTTCGGCGTGTGGCAGGGCAGGGCGATGCTGGGCACCGCGGTCAGCGGCGAGCCAGGCACCCCCGTATGGAACGAACTGGTCACCCAGGAGACGGACTCCGTCGCCCCGTTCTACGAGCATGTCTTCGGGTTCGAGTCGGAGGCCGTGGTCTCCGCCGACTTCGACTATCTGACGCTGCACATCAAGGGAAAGCCGGTCGCCGGCATCCATGGTGTCGGCAACGCGCTGCCACGCGACCGGGGGCCGCACTGGATGACGTACTTCGCCGTCTCGGACACCGACGCCGCCGCCCGCCGGGTCGTCGAGCTGGGCGGCCATGTGCTGCGGCCGGCCCGGGACTCGGCGCACGGCCGGCTGGCGACCGTCGCCGACAACGAGGGCGCGGTCTTCACGATCATCCAGCGGCGCTGA
- a CDS encoding thymidine kinase, with the protein MPELVFFSGTMDCGKSTLALQIEHNRSARGLQGMIYSRNDRAGHGKLSSRLGLVTEAVEAADDLDFYAHVVDHLSSGGRVDYIIADEAQFLAPEQIDQLARVVDDLGLDVFAFGITTDFRSKLFPGSQRLVELADRIEVLKVEALCWCGARATHNARTVDGRMVVEGAQVVVGDVRGETGGEGAERPAEVGYEVLCRRHHRRLQTAATAHAAALSPDVLPVDAQR; encoded by the coding sequence ATGCCCGAGCTGGTGTTCTTCTCCGGAACGATGGACTGCGGAAAGTCGACACTGGCGCTGCAGATCGAGCACAACCGCTCGGCCCGCGGCCTACAGGGCATGATCTACAGCCGCAACGACCGGGCCGGCCACGGCAAGCTCTCCTCCCGCCTGGGCCTGGTCACCGAGGCCGTCGAGGCGGCGGACGACCTGGACTTCTACGCCCACGTCGTGGACCACCTCAGTTCCGGCGGCCGGGTGGACTACATCATCGCCGACGAGGCGCAGTTCCTCGCCCCCGAGCAGATCGACCAGCTCGCCCGGGTCGTCGACGACCTCGGGCTGGACGTCTTCGCGTTCGGCATCACCACCGACTTCCGCAGCAAGCTCTTCCCCGGTTCCCAGCGGCTGGTCGAACTCGCCGACCGCATAGAGGTGCTGAAGGTCGAGGCGCTGTGCTGGTGCGGCGCCAGGGCCACCCACAACGCCCGCACGGTCGACGGCCGGATGGTCGTCGAGGGCGCGCAGGTCGTCGTCGGCGACGTGCGCGGCGAAACCGGTGGCGAGGGGGCGGAGCGGCCGGCCGAGGTCGGCTACGAGGTGCTGTGCCGGCGCCACCACCGCCGCCTGCAGACCGCGGCGACCGCGCATGCGGCGGCGCTCTCGCCGGACGTCCTGCCGGTCGACGCCCAGCGCTAG
- a CDS encoding alkaline phosphatase family protein, protein MAHTAPFWPEPEPLDPLTAPVPRYGTGSLADLLPAVVAGQGLPGVTTDMELAPADRACVFLIDGLGWELLRAHPDEAPFLTSLLGTSLNGTGQPLTAGFPATTATSLASVGTGLPPGAHGLPGYTCEDPATGALMNQLRWRPWTDPHVWQPYPTVFQLADAAGIHTCQVSAPDFAQTPLTRIALSGGTFHGRLSGEERMDLAAEQLAAGDRSLVYTYYSEVDGKGHRYGVDSDAWRGQLLYVDRLAQRLAEQLPPRSALYITADHGMIDIPFDPDSRIDFDEDWELRAGVRLLGGEGRARHVYAHPGAAADVLTVWREVVGDQMWVAGREEAIAAGWFGPHVDDRVRARIGDVVAAAHADMAIIASEREPGESQMVGLHGSMTPVEQLVPLLEVRT, encoded by the coding sequence ATGGCCCACACCGCCCCCTTCTGGCCGGAACCGGAACCGCTCGACCCGCTGACCGCGCCGGTGCCCCGCTACGGCACCGGCTCGCTCGCCGACCTGCTGCCCGCCGTCGTCGCCGGCCAGGGCCTGCCCGGCGTCACCACGGACATGGAACTGGCCCCCGCCGACCGCGCCTGCGTCTTCCTGATCGACGGGCTCGGTTGGGAGCTGCTGCGCGCCCACCCGGACGAGGCCCCGTTCCTCACCTCCCTCCTGGGCACCTCGCTCAACGGCACCGGCCAGCCGCTCACCGCCGGCTTCCCGGCCACCACCGCCACCTCCCTCGCCTCGGTCGGCACCGGCCTGCCGCCGGGCGCCCACGGCCTGCCCGGATACACCTGCGAGGACCCCGCCACCGGCGCGCTGATGAACCAGCTGCGCTGGCGCCCGTGGACCGATCCGCACGTCTGGCAGCCCTACCCGACGGTCTTCCAGCTCGCCGACGCCGCCGGCATCCACACCTGCCAGGTCTCCGCGCCGGACTTCGCGCAGACCCCCCTCACCCGGATCGCGCTCAGCGGCGGCACCTTCCACGGCCGGCTCTCCGGCGAGGAGCGGATGGACCTCGCCGCCGAACAACTCGCCGCCGGCGACCGCTCCCTGGTCTACACGTACTACTCCGAGGTCGACGGCAAGGGCCACCGCTACGGCGTCGACTCCGACGCCTGGCGCGGCCAACTGCTCTACGTGGACCGGCTCGCCCAACGGCTCGCCGAGCAACTCCCGCCGCGCAGCGCCCTGTACATCACCGCCGACCACGGCATGATCGACATCCCCTTCGACCCCGACTCCCGGATCGACTTCGACGAGGACTGGGAACTGCGCGCCGGCGTACGCCTGTTGGGCGGCGAGGGCCGGGCGCGGCACGTCTACGCCCACCCGGGGGCCGCGGCCGACGTGCTCACCGTCTGGCGCGAGGTGGTCGGCGACCAGATGTGGGTCGCCGGCCGCGAGGAGGCCATCGCCGCCGGCTGGTTCGGGCCGCACGTCGACGACCGGGTCCGTGCCCGGATCGGCGACGTGGTGGCCGCCGCCCACGCCGACATGGCGATCATCGCGAGTGAACGGGAGCCGGGGGAGTCGCAGATGGTCGGCCTGCACGGCTCCATGACCCCGGTGGAGCAGCTGGTGCCGCTTCTCGAAGTCCGCACCTGA
- a CDS encoding DUF5998 family protein → MAKTGTTTQGLRAAIERSGYYPTLVAEAVQAAVGGEPVVSYLVHQETTFDANEVRRHVTVLVLTGTRFIVSHTDEQAADATSPSPYATTSTESVKLGRISSVVLSRVVANPESYTPGQLPREVVLTIGWGAVARLDLEPASCGDPNCDADHGYTGSSTADDLSLRVSEAGDGPDSVRETLAFAQALSEATAATSAR, encoded by the coding sequence ATGGCTAAGACCGGTACGACGACCCAGGGGCTGCGCGCGGCGATCGAGCGCAGTGGCTATTACCCGACGCTCGTGGCCGAGGCGGTGCAGGCCGCGGTCGGCGGCGAGCCGGTCGTGTCGTACCTCGTCCACCAGGAGACGACCTTCGACGCCAACGAGGTCCGTCGCCACGTCACGGTCCTGGTCCTGACCGGCACCCGCTTCATCGTCAGCCACACCGACGAGCAGGCCGCCGACGCCACCTCCCCGTCCCCGTACGCCACCACGTCCACGGAGTCCGTCAAGCTCGGCCGGATCTCGTCCGTGGTGCTCAGCCGCGTCGTCGCCAACCCCGAGTCCTACACTCCCGGCCAGTTGCCCCGCGAGGTCGTCCTCACCATCGGCTGGGGCGCCGTCGCGCGCCTCGACCTGGAGCCCGCCAGCTGCGGCGACCCCAACTGCGACGCGGACCACGGCTACACCGGTTCCTCCACCGCCGACGACCTCTCCCTCCGGGTCAGCGAGGCCGGTGACGGCCCGGACTCGGTGCGCGAGACCCTCGCCTTCGCCCAGGCGCTCTCCGAGGCCACCGCGGCCACCAGCGCCCGCTGA